A stretch of Cucumis sativus cultivar 9930 chromosome 2, Cucumber_9930_V3, whole genome shotgun sequence DNA encodes these proteins:
- the LOC101203849 gene encoding synaptotagmin-2: MGLLSSILGFFGFGLGTSIGLVAGYYMFIYFQPSDVKDPVVRPLVEQDSASLLRMMPEIPLWVKNPDYDRVDWLNKFLEIMWPYLDKAICKTVRNIAKPIIAEQIPKYKIDAVEFDTLTLGCLPPTLQGMKVYMTDDKELIMEPCMKWAGNPNVTVSVKAFGLKATVQVVDLQVFAIPRITLKPLVPSFPCFAKIFVSLMEKPHVDFGLKLLGADAMSIPGLYRFVQELIKDQVANMYLWPKTLEVQIMDPANAMKKPVGILHVKVLRALKLKKKDLFGASDPYLKLKLTEDKLPSKKTTVKHTNLNPVWNEEFTFVVKDPESQALEMILYDWEQVGKHDKMGMNVVPLKELTPEESKEFTLDVLKNMDPNDTQNEKSRGQIVVEMLYKPFKDDEALKSVDDAEAVQKAPDGTPAGGGLLVIMIHQAEDVEGKHHTNPYVRLLFRGEEKRTKHVKKNRDPRWDEEFQFTLEEPPVNDKIHVEVLSASSRIGLLHPKETLGYVDINLADVVSNKRINAKYHLIDSKNGRIQIELQWRTSS, from the exons ATGGGGTTGCTTAGTAGTATACTGGGTTTCTTCGGTTTTGGCTTGGGAACTTCGATTGGGCTTGTGGCTGGATATTACATGTTCATCTATTTTCAGCCATCAGATGTCAAG GATCCTGTTGTTCGCCCTTTGGTTGAGCAAGATTCTGCCTCATTGTTGCGGATGATGCCAGAAATACCTCTATGGGTGAAAAATCCTGATTACGATCGT GTTGACTGGCTCAACAAATTCCTTGAAATTATGTGGCCTTACTTGGACAAG GCCATTTGCAAGACTGTGAGGAACATAGCAAAGCCTATTATTGCAGAGcaaattccaaaatacaaaatcgATGCTGTTGAATTTGACACTCTAACATTGGGCTGCTTACCGCCAACTTTACAAG GAATGAAAGTTTATATGACTGATGATAAAGAGCTGATCATGGAGCCATGTATGAAGTGGGCGGGAAATCCAAATGTTACTGTTTCAGTGAAAGCATTTGGATTGAAAGCGACAGTTCAG GTGGTTGATTTGCAAGTGTTTGCTATTCCACGTATCACCCTAAAGCCTTTGGTCCCAAGCTTTCCTTGCTTTGCCAAAATATTTGTGTCTCTCATGGAGAAG CCCCATGTCGATTTTGGACTGAAATTGCTCGGTGCAGATGCAATGTCCATCCCGGGGCTGTATAGGTTTGTTCAG GAACTAATAAAAGATCAAGTTGCCAATATGTATCTATGGCCCAAAACCCTTGAAGTACAGATAATGGACCCTGCGAA TGCCATGAAGAAGCCTGTTGGCATCCTTCATGTGAAGGTTTTGAGAGCACTAAagcttaaaaagaaagatctATTTGGCGCATCAGATCCATATTTAAAACTGAAGCTCACTGAAGACAAGCTTCCTTCTAAGAAAACAACTGTGAAACACACTAATTTGAACCCAGTATGGAATGAGGAGTTTACTTTTGTCGTGAAAGATCCCGAATCTCAAGCTCTGGAAATGATTCTTTATGATTGGGAGCAG gttgGCAAGCACGATAAGATGGGAATGAACGTTGTTCCGTTGAAAGAACTTACACCTGAAGAGTCCAAGGAATTTACTCTTGACGTGTTGAAAAATATGGATCCTAATGATACACAAAATGAGAAGTCGAGAGGGCAGATTGTTGTGGAAATGTTGTACAAACCTTTCAAGGACGATGAAGCTCTGAAAAGTGTTGATGATGCTGAAGCAGTTCAAAAGGCTCCTGATGGAACTCCTGCTGGTGGAGGCTTGCTCGTTATCATGATCCATCAAGCAGAAGATGTGGAAGGGAAGCACCATACAAACCCCTACGTCCGTTTGCTTTTCagaggagaagagaaaagaactAAG CATGTTAAGAAGAACCGAGATCCAAGATGGGATGAGGAGTTTCAGTTTACGCTCGAGGAGCCGCCTGTCAACGATAAGATCCATGTGGAAGTACTTAGTGCCTCTTCAAGGATAGGCCTGCTTCACCCCAag GAAACTTTGGGCTACGTGGACATAAATCTTGCTGATGTTGTCTCAAACAAGAGGATTAACGCGAAGTATCATCTCATCGACTCGAAGAACGGTCGGATCCAAATCGAGCTACAATGGAGAACTTCATCATAG